ATTCTGGTTCAAACCTTTGTACATGCGTTGCAACATTGGATCACGATCTGCATTCTCATCCTGTACAGGGAAGTATTCTTCTATACGGAGAATACCTTCTATACCCATGTTCTGAGTAATTTCCACGGCATTTGTGCTCCAAGGAGTAATCATTTCCTTACGAGGGCCAACAAAATAACCTTGTAACTGGTCTTCGTTTTCCACATTTGCTTCACCTAAAAGCCAACTGAGTTTTTTGATGTCATCAGAAGAGAATTCATGGTCGGCTTCTACTGCCACCACGCTCTGAGAAGGGGTTCTGAAAAAAAGAATCATATCACTTTAAGTATATATGGGTTATTATAATTCTGATGAATTATTCTATTTTGCATGCAAAGTTACGCAAATCCCTTGGGCTGTGAAAGAAATGTGTTTATTATTTGCGTGTTATACATTCATATAGTTAGCTTATGAATATGATAGGTATCAAATAGAACTCTGTTTTAATCATAGAATGTATCAATTTTATGAATGCTTGTTTTTTAGATTATTTCCAAATAATAACATTTATAAACAATGATCCAAAAAATAGTATTATGTTTGCAAAATGAAAGGTATAACTCCTTTTTATTAATAAAATTAACATATAAATGTTATGGTGAAGAGCTATTTGAGTTTTTTTTTAATGAATGTTTTTGTTGTCTTATTTCTTTTTACTTCATGTGTGAATCAAGAATATGATTTAAGTAAAGGTATTGATTTAAATATTCATGTAGGAGGTAGTGGGTTATCTCTTCCGGTAGGAAGCACCGATTATATTAAATTGAATAAGATTATTAAAGTTGATGAATCTGATGTACTTCACCTAAGTGGAGGAGAATACTCTTTATTAAAAGAAGATGTTATTAATCCTGTCACGGTTTCTGTTAATAGTGTGGCTCCCATCAATATAACGCCTATACCTTTTCCTTCAGTTCTGTTGTATAGTGCGAATGCAGCTTCATTGTTGAAAAGAACATCAGGTAGTTTTGATGTAAATGTATCTTTTACTCCGTCAAACTTCAAGTTGGAACATACTGGTATCCCTACAGCACTAAAATCTATAAAAAAGATTTTTGTTCCGTCTCCTGTAACAGCTGTTTTAATGTTTTCTATTACAGGAGTAAATTCCGATGCAAATCTTCAGTTTAATAATTTTAAACTAACGTTTCCTGACTTTGTTGTTTCAGACCAACTTAACGCTAATCACGAATTGATATTAAATGAACGTTTGATTTCTGGAGGAATCAAAGTAATTAATATTGATGGTTTTGATTTTTCAAATGAAGAAGGGGGAGCATTAACCATAAAGGATCATTTATTGAAACTGGAAAAGGAGATCTCCTTTTCAGGTAGAATTACTGGTTCAAATCTGGATGGTTCTAAAATTACGGATGACGTGATGCTGGAAACATCTATTCGTATAAATCCTGCTACTATATCTGAGGTAGAAGGTAAGATTGATCCTTTAATAAATGTAAAGATTGATCCTGTTTTTTTAGATATTCCTGAATTTCTGAAAGATGATGCGGTTAATTTGGATATTGAGAATCCTATGATTCATTTGAATGTAGCTAATGAAACAAATATCCCAATTATTATAGATGGCTTGATGAAAGGATACAGGAATGGAAATTTGCTAAATCAGGTTGCTATTGAAAGTACAACACCGATCAAAATTGATGCGAATGGTAAAACCTCAATTTGTCTTTCCCGAACAGGCCAAGGTAGTCCTGTAGGAAGTAAGAATTATCAGATTGCAGACCTGAATAAATTAATTGAAAAGATTCCTGACGAGATTCAGTTTACGATGAATGCTAATGCTGATCAAAATGTGATGCATAAAATTCAATTAGGGAAAAATTATAATGTAGGAATTGATTATGCTGTTGAAGTTCCGTTTAGGTTTGGGCCCGGATTATCAATTGTTTATAATGATACTATTGATGGTTTTAATGATGATATAAAGGATCTCGATGTGAAAAATCTTAAAGTAACAATGACGGTCGAAAATAGTATCCCTTTAATATTGCAGCTTCAGGCTACTCCTGTTGGCTTGGATAAGAAAGTACTTTCCGATATAGAAGCAAAAGTAACAGGAGATATAAACTCTTGTGATAAAAATGGGATAGTACAAAATTCTCCGCTAACAATAGAATTGACAGAAAAAAACAGTGGGGCTATAAAGATGTTGGATGGTATACTGCTAAAAGTTACTGCTAAGTCAACAGCGACGGTAAATGGAATGCCTTTAAGGGAAGATCAATATATTCGGTTGATGAATATTAAAGCAAATGTATCTGGTGGACTAAATGTCAATCTGAACAATAAGTAATCAACTCTTAATAAAAACACAGAAAAAAAATGAAATTACGTTTTATTATATTAGCACTCCTTATAGGGGGTATATTTACAAATATTTCAGCACAAACCTTGCAATCTTCCTACTTTCTTGAAGGAGCTACTTATCGACATCAGCTCAATCCAGCTTTTATGGGAGAAAGAAATTATATAAGCATACCAATGCTAGGGAATATGAACTTAGGAACTAGTAGTAATGTGGGATTAACTGATTTTATCTATAAGTTCGATGATCCAACTGGTAAATATGATCTTACTACTTTTATGAGTTCTGCTGTTGGACGGGATGAATTTCTCGGAAATCTAAAAACAAATAACCGGATAAATACAAATGTGGGTCTCACAATTCTTTCTGCCGGATTTCATGCATGGGGAGGGTTTAATACCATTGAACTAAATATGAAGTCAAATACTTCGTTCAATTTACCATACGAGCTTTTTAATTTTATGAAAACAGGGATGGATCAGGAAGTTTATCACATAAAAAACTTTGCTGTCAATTCTAATAATTACCTTGAATTGGTTTTAGGGCATGCTCATAAAGTTAACGATAGGTTAACTATCGGAGCTAAATTGAAACTCTTGGCTGGTGCGGCAAATGTTGATGCAAAAATAGACCAGATGGATATTGCATTGAATGGTGACAAATGGGAGATCATGGCAAACGGAACTTTGAATACAGCTGTAGGCGGTGGATATTATAAAACAAAGGCAAGTAATCCTGGTGAGATAAATGGTTTTGATGTCGATAAAGCAGGTGTTGGTGGATATGGTGCCGGAATTGATTTGGGAGCTACTTATAAATTAATGGATAATCTTACTTTGTCAGCTTCAGTGCTGGATCTTGGATTTATTTCATGGAAGAATAACCTGAAAGGTGCTACCCGAAATAAAGAACCGTTTACTTTTGATGGGTTTACTAATATAGCAGTAGATCCGGAGGATGGAGATCCTAATAGTGTTGATACACAATTTGAAAATATGAAAGATGACTTGAAGGATATGGCTAAATTTTATGACGAAGGAAAAGTTAGTCGTACTACAATGCTTGCTACCACTATCAATGTTGGAGCCGAGTATGCTTTTCCATTTTATGACAAGCTTTCTTTAGGAGTACTTTCTACTACCCGCATTAATAATCCATATACTTGGACTCAGGCAATGGTAGCTGCAAATGTACGTCCTTTAAGATGGTTTGATGCATCAGTTAACTATTCTTATTCAACTTTTGGCCCAAATCTTGGATGGATGCTTAATTTTCATCCTAAAGGAGTTACTTTCTTTGTAGGGTCAGATCGGATGATAACCAATGTAACGCCTCAATATATTCCAACTAATAACGCAAATACTAATATCTGTCTGGGCTTTAATATCGCATTTGGACGGCATAGAGATTAAAAGATGAAATGATTACTTAAAAATCGGCCAGATTTATTCTCTGGCCGATTTTTTTTTACTTTAGCAAATTGATTGCTAAAAAAGCTAAACCAAAGTAAGATAAGGCAAAAAACGTGAATAGAATGCTTCAAATTTCACAAAAAAGTGCCATCTTTGCAAAATGTTAGCTATAGAAGTAACGATATTAGATCTGTTAGTAAAAGGATTCATCATTGGAGTGATAGTATCTGCTCCTTTGGGCCCGGTCGGCGTGTTATGTATTCAACGTACTTTAAATAAAGGACGGTGGTACGGATTTGTTACCGGCATAGGGGCTACATTTAGTGATTTAACCTACGCTCTTTTAACAGGTTACGGCATGAGTTTTATTTTTGATTTTATATCTGCCAACCAGTTTTATTTACAATTGTTTGGAAGCGTAATGCTTTTCGCTTTCGGTATATATACATTCCGAAGTAATCCGGTTAATTCCTTGCGACCAGCGTCATCTGCAAAAGGCACCTATTTGCATAATCTTATTACAGCCTTTGCAGTAACACTGTCGAATCCGCTGATTATATTCCTTTTTATCGGACTTTTTGCACGTTTTACCTTCGTCGCACCACAAATACACCTTTATGAACAAATAATAGGATATCTTTCTATTACTCTTGGTGCATTTACCTGGTGGTTTGCACTTACTTTCTTTGTAAGTAAACTGCGTTCAAGATTTAATGTAAGAGGTATCTGGGTCATTAATAGAGTGATAGGAGGAGCAGTAATACTAGCGTCGGTCATTGGGTTGATCTTTACTATACTAGGAAAAGCTTTTATTTAATCAAAAGAATATGTTTATAGCTCAGAAATTAAAGCAGACCAATATTGCAGAATACCTCATATACATGTGGCAAATTGAAGACCTTATTCGTGCTGCCGGATGTGACATAGATAAGTTGAAATCAAACTTTATAAGTCAATACCAAATTAGTGATGATGATAGGGTCAAATTAATCCAATGGTATGAAGACCTTATTGGAATGATGCGTGATGAAGATGCTTTGGAAAAGGGACACTTGCAGATTAATAAAAATGTGATTATCTCATTAACAGATTTGCATTTACAATTACTAAGCTCTACCAAAGAACCATTTTATGGAGCTGCTTACTATAAAGCTTTACCTTTTATTGTGGAACTGCGTAATAAAAGTGGGAAAACAGAAGAACCGGAGTTGGAAACCTGCTTTGAGGCTCTTTATGGAGCCATGCTTCTAAAACTTCAAAAGAAAGAAATATCTTCTGAAACAGGTAAGGCGCTTGAGGTGATAGCGAAGTTTCTTTCACTATTGTCGAACTATTATGAGAAAGATAGAAACGGAGAATTAAAATTAGACGATTAAGTCATGAAAAATATATTGATAACCGGTGCCAATGGTCAATTAGGCAATGAAATGCGTTTGCTTTCTTCGGAAAACAATCAATACAACTATTTTTTTACTGATGTGCAAGAACTTGATATTTGTGATGAACAGGCTATACAAGCCTTTGTTACTCAAAATAATATTGATGTGATTGTGAATTGTGCAGCATATACTGCTGTTGATAAAGCTGAAGATAATCTAGATCTATGTAGAAAACTAAATGCTGTTGCTCCCGGATATCTGGCAAAAGCAGCGCAAAGCAGGGGAGCTGTTATGATTCAAATTTCCACTGACTATGTTTTCGACGGAACTAATCACATTCCGTATACTGAAGAAGAAGCTACTTGTCCCGCGTCTGCTTACGGAACTACAAAGCTGGAAGGAGAACAAAATGTAATGAAAAGCTGTTCAAATTCAATGGTTATCAGAACTGCCTGGCTTTATTCTACTTTTGGAAATAATTTTGTGAAGACAATGATCCGCTTGGGTAAGGAAAAGGAGAGTCTGGGAGTTATATTCGACCAGGTTGGTACACCGACTTACGCTCGTGATTTGGCAAGAGCTATTTATGCTGCAATCAATAAAGGTATTGTTCGTGGCATTTATCATTTCAGTAATGAAGGTGTTTGTTCATGGTACGATTTTACTTTGGCAATTCATCGCCTTGCAGGAATCAATACTTGCAAAGTGAATCCTCTTCATACTGCTGATTATCCTACTAAAGCTGCACGTCCTCATTATTCTGTATTAGATAAAACTAAGATAAAAGAAACTTTTGGCATTGAAATTCCTCACTGGGAGGTGAGTTTGCAAGAGTGCATAAATGATATTAATTAAACAAATATGCTTGACGAAATAAAAAGAAGGCGTACTTTCGCTATTATCTCTCACCCGGATGCGGGTAAAACCACTTTGACAGAAAAACTTCTTCTGTTTGGAGGGCAAATTCAGGTTGCCGGGGCTGTGAAGTCTAATAAGATTAAGAAAACGGCAACTTCAGACTGGATGGAGATTGAAAAGCAACGTGGTATTTCTGTAACAACTTCCGTGATGGAGTTTGATTACCGCGATTATAAGGTGAATATCCTTGATACTCCGGGTCACCAGGATTTTGCTGAAGATACATTCCGTACGCTGACTGCTGTTGATAGTGTTATTATCGTTGTTGACGGTGCTAAGGGTGTTGAGGCTCAGACTCGTAAACTAATGGAAGTCTGTCGCATGAGAAATACTCCGGTAATTGTTTTTGTTAACAAGATGGACCGTGAAGGACGTGATCCGTTTGATTTACTTGATGAAATTGAAGCTGAATTACAGATTAAGGTTCGTCCGTTAAGCTGGCCTATTGAACAGGGTATTCGTTTTAAAGGTGTATATAATATCTACGAAGGAAAACTTGATCTTTATCAACCAAGTAAACAAGTTGTAACTGAAAAAGTGGCACTTGATATTGATAGTGATGAACTTGATAAAAATATTGGTGAAGGACTGGCTGATAAGCTTCGTACCGATTTGGAACTGATTGATGGAGTATATCCGGAATTTAATGTGGATGATTATCTTAAAGCAGATATTGCTCCTGTATTCTTTGGATCAGCTTTGAATAATTTTGGTGTGCAGGAATTGCTGGATTGTTTCGTTGAAATAGCTCCATATCCTCAGCCTGTTCAGGCTGAAGAACGTGAAGTAAAGCCTGAAGAAGAGAAATTTACAGGTTTCATCTTTAAAATTACAGCAAATATTGACCCGAACCACCGTTCTTGTGTTGCTTTCTGCAAGGTCTGTTCAGGCAAATTTATTCGTAATGCTCCTTATAAACATGTACGTCATGGAAAAACAGTGCGTTTTTCTTCACCAACACAGTTTATGGCTCAGAAGAAGAGCACTATTGAGGAAGCTTATCCTGGCGATATTATTGGTTTACCGGATACCGGAAACTTCAAAATTGGTGATACAATAACTGAAGGAGAAGAATTACACTTCAAAGGTTTGCCTAGTTTCTCTCCTGAGATGTTCAAATACATAGAGAATGCTGATCCAATGAAAACTAAACAGCTCAATAAAGGGGTTGATCAGTTGATGGATGAAGGTGTGGCTCAGCTATTTGTTAATCAGTTCAATGGCCGTAAGATTATTGGTACAGTAGGACAGTTGCAGTTTGAAGTAATTCAGTATCGTTTGCTGAATGAATATAACGCAGCTTGTCGCTGGGAACCGCTTAGCTTATATAAAGCTTGCTGGATAGAAAGCGATAATAAGGAAGAACTGGAAGCGTTTAAAAAACGTAAGTATCAGTTTATGGCGAAAGACCGCGAAGGACGCGATGTCTTTCTTGCTGATAGTAACTATGTGCTTCAGATGGCGCAAATGGATTTCAAAAGTATTAAGTTCCATTTCACCAGCGAGTTCTGATTTAATAGTAGCACAACACATCATATATTATAAAAAGAAGGCTGTCAGAATTGATTCTGACAGCCTTCTTTTTATCTTGATTTATTGAACTTACACAATATGCATTCCGTCAATTACCATCTTTATCAGGAATAATAAAGAGATTACAAATACGGTGATTGATACTTTCTTTGCTTGTCCAGTGCATACTTTCAGGAAAGTATAGCTCAGGAAGCCGAATACAATACCTTGAGCGATACTGTAACAGAAAGGCATCATCACAATTGTAAGGAATGCAGGCAGAGACTCTGTCATGTCGTCGAAGTTAACTTTAACGATTGAAGAGATCATAAACAAACCTACAATGATAAGTGCCGGAGCAGTTGCTGAGGCTGGTACCATCAGGAACAGAGGAGAAAGGAACAATGCGATGAAGAACATAAAGGCTGTACTTACAGCTGTTAAACCTGTTCTACCGCCTGAAGCTACACCTGCACAGCTCTCTACGTATGAAGTTACAGTACTTGTACCTAAAACAGCTCCGAATGTAGTAGCTAATGCATCAGCAAAAAGGGCTTTCTTAATCTGAGGGAAGTTTCCGTTTTCATCTATGAACCCAGCCTTTGAAGCAACACCAATCAGCGTTCCAACAGTATCGAACAGGTTGACAAACAAGAAAGTGAAAACTACAACCAACATATCAAATGTAAATAGATGGTTCCAGTCAAATTTAAAGAAGATTGGGGCAATTGATGGAGGAAGTGAGAAAATACCATCTTGCGGTGTATGTACTTCTCCAAAAAATACTCCACAGATAGTTGCTATAACAATACCAATCAAAATGGAACCATGAACATTCTTCGCAAATAGTGCTCCTGTTATAATAAGGCCAATCAGTGCAATCCAAACATTATGATTAGCTAAATCTCCCATAGAAACCAAAGTGTTAGGATTGCTTACAATGATACCGGCATTCTTCATTCCTATTAAAGTAATAAAAAGTCCGATACCAACCGGAATTGCATCTTTAAGTGTCTTTGGAATACTTTTCACAATCAGTTCACGAACATTAAAGAAGGTAAGAATAATAAAGATGATACCTTCAATGAATACTGCTGTAAGAGCCATTTGCCAACTATATCCCATGGTTAGTACCACGGAAAAAGCAAAGAAATTGTTAAGTCCCATTCCCGGAGCCTGTGCAATGGGAAGATTTGGCAAGAATGCCATCAGAAGTGTTCCGATAATTGTAGCTAAAGCTGTTGTGGTAAACAGAGCTGCTTTGTCCATCCCTGTTGCACCCAGAATACTTGGGTTAACCACTAAGATATAAGACATTGTCAGGAATGTGATCAATCCTGCAATAGCTTCTTGTCTGACGTTGGTTTTGTTTTCCGTCAGTTTAAATAATTTTTCTATCATTGGGTTTATCTTTATTTATTTAGAAATTCCATTTGGCAGCAATGGTTGGGAATACATATAATTTGTTTGCAGCATAATTATCTGTGCTATAATTCAATTTATAGAAGTTATTGCTGATTTCTATTTCACTACCCAATGATAACTTAGAATTAACATTATACCAAACTTGTGGTTCTGTTAATAATATAACTCTTTTTCCAGATTCATTTCCATCTCCTGTACGGTCTTTGTTTTCTGTCCATACATCAATGAATCCTGAAAGAGTCATTTTGTTATCAAACAAAGGAATGCCCCAGGTACCTGTCCACTGAACGTCGTTGCTGGTTTTGGCAAATGCATTGTACTTGTAAGCAAGGTAAGTACTGAAATTAGCATTCCCACAGCTAAATGGATAAGAAGCTCCTAACAGATAAGCGTTTGCTATTGAGAATCCAAAACCCTGACTGTTTCCTGCACCACCATTATACTCAATATGTGGCATGATAGGACATTTACCAATCTTAAAATCACGGGCAATTTCCCAGTATGCAGTTCCGATGTTTCCTTTAGCCTGATTATAATCCATATCTACAAAGAAGAAAGTTGAACCCCACTTGTCGGGTTTAAACATCTCAATAGTAGTTGTGAGATAGTTTCTTGAAGTCGGAATATTCTTATTCAAAGAATTTCTGAGGTCATAGTGAAACTGAATGTTCTGTGCGGTAGCAAACTGACACACTATGGCCATAATAACAAGGAGTAGTTTCTTTTGTTTCATTGTTTTTTGCTGCAAAAATAATTAAAAAAAAGACAAAAGAAACCCATTGTATCTTAAGTTTTTCAGACTTAACATTTTAATTTGGGATTTTTTTTGAGTATATTCTGACGTTAAACAATGATTAATGAAAAAGCTGATAGTGTGTTGTTTGCTATAAAAGGCTATAAATACAGAACTTAAGAGTTTATACTTTGAAAACACTTTTTCTGACAATAGGCTATTTGTAATAATCTGTTAAAACTTCTGTTTTGCCAGAAAGTTATTTTCCGAGTGATTAGCAGGAGGCGATTTTTGCTTAGCAATTATCTCCTTTAATTCTAATAATTCTTCCTCCAGTAATTAACTGTTTATTCAGGTTAAACTAAAATTAGCCTCATGACCCTGTTGTATTAGCCTCTGGAGGCTGATAACTTAGGGTCGTGAGGCTAATCCGCAAACTTGTACAAGTTTGCGCTAATCATCTACGTGAAACTATTTAATATATCAAGGAATCATGTTTAATAGCTGCCGGTTAAATCCATTCCTCACTCAATACTTCTCCCTGAACAGAAAGAATAATTGCTTTAATAGGAATGTTTCGGGAAGCTTTTTCTCTAGCTAGTTTTGCCATCTGAAGCAGACCACCGCAGCAGGGAACCTCCATAATCAGTACGGTAAGCGTGTTTATTACGGAATTGTCAATCATAGACCGTAGCTTCTCAATGTATGATTCCGTGTTGCTGTCCAGTTTCGGGCAAGCAATAGCCAGAATCTTCCCTTTCAGAAAGCGACTGTGGAAATTACCTGCGGTGAAAGAAGTACAGTCGGCCGCCAGTAATACATCTGCTCCCTGAAAATATCCAGCCTGCGGATTAAGCAGGTGGAGCTGTACTGGCCATTGACGAAGTTCGGAAACCTGAGGCGCAGCAGAAAATCCCTGAGCGGAAAATGAAGCACCACCTTGAGCAAATCCTGCATTTGCCGCTACTTGTCCGGCCGGTTTCAATGTACGGGCCATGGAGCCAGGGCATCCGCTGTGTGCTCCGCCCGCATTTTGCTGACCATGAATCTGAGAAAGATCCACCTTTATATTGTTTCTTCTGAGATAATCTACGCCCTGCATCAGTAAATCCTTCTCGCCGTGTTCCTTTAAATGCTTTAAGTGAGCAAGAATAATCGTTTCACCTTTCGGAGAAATACGCTCCATAACAGCTTCTTCGCTGTAAGGTTCCGCTTCACGTTCTTCCAATTCAATTGCACCTTCGGGACATTCGCCAATGCAAGCGCCTAAACCGTCGCAATAAAGCTCGCTCACCATTACCGCTTTACCATTAATAAGCTGTAAAGCCCCTTCATGACAACCTTTTACACACAATCCGCATCCGTTACACAATGCTTCGTCTATTTTAATCACAGTTCGTTTCATTCTCTTCAATATTTAGGATGATGCTGCAAAGGTATGGTAATTCTTGGTTCCCGACTTGTAACAATGGTTACAATGAACTACTTTTTTATATATCCAGCCTGTTTTTTATCTAAAAGCCAGAAACGAGGATATACAACGTGTCTTTTATTACCGGATAAAATTAGTATAAACCTTATTTACGGGAGCTGGAGCAGGAATGCTGTCTTTAGTTTGCTCACGCATTTTAAGTATCCATGCCATGTTTCTTCCCAGAACTTCCATAATCTGTACGCCTTCGCCATCCTGTAAAGCCTCTCCCTTAGACAGTCCGTGAGTAATGTTCCAATAGTTTGATGTGGCAAGAATCATTTCCGAATAATTCAGATAATGGTTCAGACTATCGAATGTGGAAGAACCTCCGGTACGGCGTACAGCAACTACTGCAGCACCAACTTTCTGACGAAATAAATTGTCATTACTTCCCGACACAAAGAAAGCTCTATCCAGAAACGATTTCATAGTTCCAGGAATACCTGCATAATAAACAGGTGAACCAAGTATAATTCCATCGGCATCCTTCATCTTCTGAACCCATTCATTCAAAGGATCAGTTGTAATAACGCACTTCTCATCCTTGTTTCTTGAACATCCTCCGCAGGCCATGCATCCTCTCACAGCTTTATTGCCGATGTGGATAATCTCGAACTCAATACCGTTTTCCATTAATTGCTTGCCAACACCCATCAATGCATGATAAGTATTACCCTCTTTACGAGGACTTCCGTTAATTGCTACAACTTTCATTTCTTTTCTCCTTTTAATTTTGTTTCTTTGTCGCTGCAAATTACGGATATTAATGCCAATTGTACAAGTACATACTAAAAAGTAGTATAGTAACCAAAAGGAGTGAATTATGATAAATGATGGGTGTATAGACAAATATATTTTTAAGGGGAAGGACTATTTTTGTTCTTTAGAGTTAGTAATGGATATGATTGGTGGCAAATGGAAGCCGATTGTGCTGTATCATCTCAGAGATGGAGTAATGCGTTCGGGCGAACTTCAGCGCAGCTTAAACGGAATAGCCAACAAGATGTTTACCCAGACAGTAAGAGAACTGGAGCAAACCGGACTAGTGGAACGAATTGTCTATCCAACCGTTCCTCCAAAAGTGGAATACAAGCTTACCCCAATGGGAGAATCTGTTATGCCCGTTATTGAAACTCTTAACAATTGGGGCAAAGAAATCAGTGTAAAGTATAATAAGAATAAATAATTCTCAAAATGCATCCTGAAAAATTGGCAGATCAATTCTTTGTGCATATCTTTGTATCGCTAAAAGAGTGGTTACATCACACATCCTTCGGGGTTGACTGGATTTGACAGCGGGCAGAAATGGTATGTAAGCATGCAGTGCGTCGGTGATTTGCACTTAAATCTCAGTTATCAAAATTTTATCTGGCGAAAATAATTACGCTCTTGCTGCTTAATCGAATTATAGTAGATTAAACTTAATCTCTGCACTAGGTGCGGAGACGAGACATCACTCGGTTGCTGTTGTTCCGAAGCGTTCCGGTTTAGTGGTGCAGTTATATCGGAGATAGCTTGAGTCCTTCCTTGTGGCTCTGGTGAAACTAAAGAGGATAAGGTACTGGTTGGTGGCTTCGGTCTTGCCGTACTCGAAAAATTAGGCGAAGATAAGCATGTAGAAAGCTTATGATTTCCTCGTTTGGACGAGGGTTCGATTCCCTCCAGCTCCACTTATTAGCAAAATAAAGAGCAAAAATCCGAATAAATCAATGATTTATGCGGATTTTCTTTTTGTATATAATGCAACATAATTTGTTTTACGTTGATAAGATATAACAAAGCTGATTATATGAGCTTTGCAAAGAAAATATTAGAGAGGAATATACATTAGTCTAAATTTAATTGTACATAATAGCTGAATTTATGGATAAGATTGAAGAAGTATTTAATATACTAAATGAATTAACTGTTCAGGAACTGGATTTAGTAAGAATAAAAATCAGAGAACTGAAGGCTTTAAAAAAGACAACCAAGAAACCACAGACTACTGTTTGTGGAATAAGAATGAGCCAGAAGGAAAGAATGATCGATTTTAATCCTTTTTTGAAGAATAAACTCTGATAAATAGAGTGAAATCAGAGGATAAAACCCAATAACCGTTTTATCCTCTGATTTTTACAATCTTAATAAAGCAGATCTTTGTCTTAATTTTAATTAATACGTATCTATTTTTTGATTATTTGTTGTATAATTACGAATCGAAAGTGTATGTATAATTAAAATAATTATTCTATGAAGAAGATCCTGTTACTGTTCCTATTTGCTGTTTTTACAATAAATGCATTTGCCTATAAAACGTATTGTAAATTTCAATATGTAGAAAGTGTAATATTCGTTAAAGATAAGCCTTATTTTGATTTTGGTTCAGGGTATAAAGCTACATTGCTTGATGAAAACAATAAGCTTCTTGTGTTTAAATCGGATATAGATGTGCTTAATTATATGAGCAAACTTGGATGGAATTTAGAACAAGGCTCAATATTGGAATCAAACCAGAATGGGGGTAAGGGTGAATTTATTATGAGCAAGGAAGTAAAGTCGGACGATGAGATATATCAAGGACTTAATGTGAAATTTGATAAGTGATTACTTTTTAGTCCATTCATAAAAATCCCCCCGAATAAAATGTCCGGAGGGATTATACTATTATTCGCTAT
This genomic interval from uncultured Bacteroides sp. contains the following:
- a CDS encoding NCS2 family permease: MIEKLFKLTENKTNVRQEAIAGLITFLTMSYILVVNPSILGATGMDKAALFTTTALATIIGTLLMAFLPNLPIAQAPGMGLNNFFAFSVVLTMGYSWQMALTAVFIEGIIFIILTFFNVRELIVKSIPKTLKDAIPVGIGLFITLIGMKNAGIIVSNPNTLVSMGDLANHNVWIALIGLIITGALFAKNVHGSILIGIVIATICGVFFGEVHTPQDGIFSLPPSIAPIFFKFDWNHLFTFDMLVVVFTFLFVNLFDTVGTLIGVASKAGFIDENGNFPQIKKALFADALATTFGAVLGTSTVTSYVESCAGVASGGRTGLTAVSTAFMFFIALFLSPLFLMVPASATAPALIIVGLFMISSIVKVNFDDMTESLPAFLTIVMMPFCYSIAQGIVFGFLSYTFLKVCTGQAKKVSITVFVISLLFLIKMVIDGMHIV
- a CDS encoding DUF5020 family protein gives rise to the protein MKQKKLLLVIMAIVCQFATAQNIQFHYDLRNSLNKNIPTSRNYLTTTIEMFKPDKWGSTFFFVDMDYNQAKGNIGTAYWEIARDFKIGKCPIMPHIEYNGGAGNSQGFGFSIANAYLLGASYPFSCGNANFSTYLAYKYNAFAKTSNDVQWTGTWGIPLFDNKMTLSGFIDVWTENKDRTGDGNESGKRVILLTEPQVWYNVNSKLSLGSEIEISNNFYKLNYSTDNYAANKLYVFPTIAAKWNF
- a CDS encoding 4Fe-4S dicluster domain-containing protein; this translates as MKRTVIKIDEALCNGCGLCVKGCHEGALQLINGKAVMVSELYCDGLGACIGECPEGAIELEEREAEPYSEEAVMERISPKGETIILAHLKHLKEHGEKDLLMQGVDYLRRNNIKVDLSQIHGQQNAGGAHSGCPGSMARTLKPAGQVAANAGFAQGGASFSAQGFSAAPQVSELRQWPVQLHLLNPQAGYFQGADVLLAADCTSFTAGNFHSRFLKGKILAIACPKLDSNTESYIEKLRSMIDNSVINTLTVLIMEVPCCGGLLQMAKLAREKASRNIPIKAIILSVQGEVLSEEWI
- a CDS encoding flavodoxin family protein, encoding MKVVAINGSPRKEGNTYHALMGVGKQLMENGIEFEIIHIGNKAVRGCMACGGCSRNKDEKCVITTDPLNEWVQKMKDADGIILGSPVYYAGIPGTMKSFLDRAFFVSGSNDNLFRQKVGAAVVAVRRTGGSSTFDSLNHYLNYSEMILATSNYWNITHGLSKGEALQDGEGVQIMEVLGRNMAWILKMREQTKDSIPAPAPVNKVYTNFIR
- a CDS encoding helix-turn-helix domain-containing protein, with the protein product MINDGCIDKYIFKGKDYFCSLELVMDMIGGKWKPIVLYHLRDGVMRSGELQRSLNGIANKMFTQTVRELEQTGLVERIVYPTVPPKVEYKLTPMGESVMPVIETLNNWGKEISVKYNKNK